From Streptomyces sp. NBC_00376, one genomic window encodes:
- a CDS encoding DUF6332 family protein has translation MDMGRESRWEKDAMTVEIVFALVTAVVLTAAVFAVALALALAFGVSGPAGKGALVGGALLGAAAGMWRLVRVLRRFDVQRRKGH, from the coding sequence ATGGATATGGGGCGTGAGTCGCGGTGGGAAAAGGACGCAATGACGGTGGAGATCGTTTTTGCTCTGGTGACTGCCGTCGTGCTGACTGCGGCGGTCTTTGCCGTCGCTCTGGCTCTCGCACTGGCTTTTGGCGTCTCTGGTCCAGCGGGGAAGGGCGCGTTGGTGGGAGGTGCGCTGCTCGGAGCGGCGGCCGGAATGTGGCGTCTGGTGCGGGTGCTGCGTCGGTTCGACGTACAGCGCCGTAAAGGTCACTGA
- a CDS encoding peptidoglycan-binding protein → MRPEQGDNPPAQPLPQVTALLQALRQVKASKNLSLDAFTHDTGYSRSSWNRVLKGTAFPPRAAVERLCTRRGLDKNTLLGLWDTADQARRAADTQEAADAQGEAPPEAASVPAPADPAPGVPDPVPPTAPDPVPPTAPDPVPPTAAADPAPSAAADPAPGTATPKPAAAGPDPAPSTPSPVEPATPAAASREPSTSGPVEPAKPAAASRSRVKVLALIAAALAALLLVGRWYSTYEENPTTIEVSDDNQPGGNRPGDEQPVVDETPLPPKSSTAPTKTPKDDEKKDKGQDPTGEGDTNTTSPRPSSSAKDQASSPASASASPSPAASPGAAGRASCRYNWDRTQVMAKGMVGSKVKQIQCLLNSNYDYTLTVDGNFGEGTDTAVRAVQSCSGLKPDGQVGPQTWKYLDTPMSGCGH, encoded by the coding sequence GTGCGACCCGAACAAGGCGACAACCCACCCGCGCAGCCACTGCCACAAGTCACCGCACTGCTCCAGGCACTGCGGCAGGTGAAGGCGTCCAAGAACCTCTCCCTGGACGCCTTCACCCACGACACCGGCTACTCCCGCTCCTCGTGGAACCGGGTCCTCAAAGGCACCGCGTTCCCGCCCCGGGCCGCGGTGGAACGGCTCTGCACCCGCCGCGGACTGGACAAGAACACCCTGCTCGGCCTCTGGGACACCGCCGACCAGGCCCGCCGCGCCGCGGACACCCAGGAGGCCGCGGACGCCCAGGGGGAGGCACCGCCGGAAGCGGCGTCCGTTCCCGCACCGGCAGACCCCGCCCCGGGCGTACCGGACCCCGTACCCCCGACAGCCCCGGATCCCGTACCCCCGACGGCCCCGGATCCCGTACCGCCGACAGCAGCCGCGGACCCCGCACCGTCGGCAGCCGCGGACCCCGCTCCCGGCACCGCAACTCCGAAACCCGCAGCAGCCGGCCCGGATCCCGCACCATCCACGCCCAGCCCGGTCGAACCGGCGACACCGGCAGCTGCCTCCCGGGAACCGTCCACGTCCGGCCCGGTCGAGCCAGCAAAGCCGGCAGCTGCTTCCCGGAGCAGGGTCAAAGTCCTCGCGCTGATCGCCGCCGCCCTCGCCGCGCTGCTGCTCGTCGGACGCTGGTACTCGACCTACGAAGAGAACCCCACCACCATCGAGGTCAGCGACGACAACCAACCCGGCGGCAACCGTCCCGGCGACGAGCAGCCAGTGGTCGACGAAACTCCCCTGCCCCCGAAGAGCAGCACCGCCCCGACCAAGACCCCGAAGGACGACGAGAAGAAGGACAAGGGCCAGGACCCCACGGGCGAGGGGGACACGAACACGACGTCACCGCGCCCCAGCAGTTCAGCCAAGGACCAGGCCTCTTCCCCAGCCTCTGCTTCTGCCTCTCCCAGTCCGGCCGCCTCGCCCGGCGCCGCCGGCCGCGCCAGCTGCCGCTACAACTGGGACCGCACCCAGGTCATGGCCAAGGGCATGGTCGGCTCGAAGGTGAAGCAGATCCAGTGCCTGCTGAACTCCAACTACGACTACACGCTCACCGTCGACGGCAACTTCGGAGAAGGCACCGACACCGCCGTACGCGCCGTTCAGAGCTGCAGCGGCCTTAAGCCCGATGGCCAGGTCGGACCCCAGACCTGGAAGTACCTCGACACCCCCATGTCCGGCTGCGGCCACTGA